The nucleotide window TGATGGGTGAAATTCTAAGGCAGACAAACTCTACTGTCTTCCTTACCTGTGTCTCTCTAGGCAGTTGCTTCCTCCCCTCCAAACGTGCACACTGCTTGACCTTTCTATGAAGGCCAAGGTAGTGAATCAGTAATATTAGGGTTTAAGGCATCAGAGGACAGAATTTTAAGGTAGGATGGTATTCCCAGAGCTCCATATTTCACAGCCCCCTGTGTGTATATAGAAAGCCATCTCTGAAGAAATGGGAAGGACACTAAAGTTACTTCTAACTCTAAAGGAAAAAGGTATGGGCAGATAAAAGTGCCAGATAACAAAAGGGTGTATAGATGAGGTTATTTaggactatttcatttatttaagaaaaacttttttaaccCAGAAAATGGACATGACTGTATTTTTACTGTGACCACATTAAGACATACCTATTTTTGAGAAACTACCATTATCTAATTTCTCCTCTTTGCATACCAGGCTCTGCTTTTGAAATTACTTGGGCCTTAACATCTCTTTTGATGCAGTTAGAATTGAAACTAAAGctttggctagtgtggctcagtggcttgagttgCGGCCTGCGCACCAAAGAGTCACcattcgattccaagtcagggagcatgcctgggttgccagccagatgagatccccagtagggggcgcgtgagaggcaaccacacattaatgtttctcacgctttctccttccctccccctctctaaaaataaataaataaaatcttaaaaaaaaaaagaattgcaacCAAGCAGGAAATGATAAcagtagattcttttttcttttggcagcAAGAAAGTAGCAAAACTTAGATTGTGTTCTTTTGCTGTCACATTTTGGAACATCTATCAGGAGACAACTCTagggaggtgtaggtagatagagatgagagaacaatgaaaacaattttttattgttcacactattatagatgtcccccatcccacccccacctctgccctcttcaccctgcccctgcaccccaccctgcccctgcaccccaccctgaCCTTCAAAGAAAATTCTTAATAGTCATCTTATCCCAGATTTGTTGCAGACTTGCAGGTAAAGAGCTGTGAATTGTAAGTTTTACATGGCTGATTGTGATCAAAGCATTTTTCAAACTATTGCAAAACAGACAAGTTGAAAACAAGTGCCTCTTGCTGTGGTTATTCCATTGGATTAAGCAATAGGAAGCCAGTGGCTTCCAGACTCCTGAcagtattcatttaaaaacacacagagatGGCTTTGGGCACAAAAGGACTATGCAGGGGCCACACTGCAGTGAGCCGATGCCAAACAGACTAACTGCGGATGCAGATTTGATTTTCCTTTTAGATAGATTTTGTAAGTAGATTAGAACATGAATAAAAAGGCAGATTTAAATGCTATTTATTCACTCTCCTTTACCCCACTGTTAAATCCTTAGGCACAGACTAGGCAAAAACAGGCTTATTATTTTCCTGTAAAGTAGAGTAGCCCTTCTTAGGGGTTAGTGTTTGAAATAAACAGAACCAATGGGAGGAAATCTATGTATCTGAACTTGTCATTGCAGAAGTTGACTAGGTAACACATTATAACCTGTGGAAAATGACAAAATGCATACCCATAcgcttatttattcattaaaaggCCTTAAGTATGTAAGAATTTAGTCACAGAAATTGTGAGCGTCCGTTTAGAATGTTTCCAATTTTGTTTTGTACTAGTAATACCTTCATTGCTCTAGTGCAATATGCTATCGCATTTGTTCAGTTTTCACAGGTGGCCAGTTATGTTAAACTTTACATCATCCTTTcactaaaacaaaacattgaaTTCATGGATGTAGTATGTAGCATTTGTGCTATCATTATTAAGCTTTGTCTAAGTGGCATAAATAATAGCAATGAGTGCTTGCTCTCCCTTCTGTATTTTGCCCTCACTGGCTTTGACATTCAGTAGGCCCATCTCACCTAACTACTTTGTATGGATAACTGTCTTGGATTCATATTTAAACACCATGttgtaattggattttttaaagattttattttatttttagagagatgggaagagaaggaaaaagagagaggggaagaagaaagagagggagagaaccatccatGTGTAGTggtctctcatgcgccccctactggggacctggaccacaacccagtcatgttccctgactgggaattgaacctgagaccctttccgttcacaggctggcactcagtccactgagccacacaagccagggaaagctttttaatttatgtCTAATCCTTACCACTAGGTTGTAATCCTGTGTGAGGATTTCTGCTATTTTTCTTCAGACGTTTTAGAGAacctcaaataaaatttttacacatGTAACAGGCACCCAAGAAACAGTGTTGAAATGGCTACTAAATATAATTTTGGGTAATCCTTTTAGATTTCAGTGCACTATAGTTGGAACCACTTGTCAGTGTTCATTAAAGCATCAGGTGAGACAGTGTGCCAGAGGTTAATTATACAACAAGATGAAAACCCCAccttcattaaatgttttatgGTAGACTCACACTTTCATGAAGAAGACTCTTGTTTTCCCATTTGAAGCATAATaacaagtttcattcttttgacatttGAACATTTACACTGGCCTGTTCTAAAGCACATACCTTGTCAGCTTCCTTCctttaaaagaaacacacaagGAATTTACTGAGGCTGGAGAGTAGCTGTTTTCCTCCAGACAGCAGTTTCTCAGTAGCTCTGCTTTGTGTCTTTGGAGGGAAAGATACCTGGAATTTCCAACCCTAACATGTGGACAGAAATAACTTATCAATAACCTTTTAAcaccaaaatatttttcctgtaggaaatacaaattatattCCTTTGTGAACTCTTATAACACCCATCCCTAATTATTCAGTCACATGTATGTTATATTTAGGACTGAAATTTTGATTTCATAagataagaaggaaataaaaattgtctTGTTGCAAATTGTGCTGGTAACTGATCTTTAAAGAAGGGCATTCTATCCTCTGATCTAAATAGCCTATGCAAATTTCAGTTCTTATTGGGAGAAattgagagaatttttttctttggggttaCATGATGAGAGAGAAAATTACTGGCACACAATCACAAGCAAGATAGGACAAAAATACAACctatgtgtatgcatatgtatcTTGGGGGGTGTAGGTCCAGAGAGGACATAACTGTGTGGAAgttttttattagcatttttatttccattgggaGGGCTGCTTCTTTTGAGTTTATGTTTCTGATGATGCTACTCTATGTGTCTTTTTAGTGTAACTCCATGAGGAAATGTTTGATTATGCTTTGCATCTTATAAATGTTAAGTAAGAGTTTCAAATTTGGATAAATTATCATAGATGTGTGAATTAAGGTTctcaaaaaatgcaaaatagagGAGAAGCCTAACCTAAAGtattaattttagtattttaaaactcTCCTCTGGGTATGATTCAGagacataaaaatgtattaatctcTACCTGTTAGCCTAGCTAAGGAAGTGGCACAGGTGCACATGAAAGATACTTAGCAACACATATTAAGGACTAAAAAGTGGTACAAGTATATTCCAaacataccgtattttgccatgtataatgcacacttttttgtccAGATATTTGAGGGAAAactaaggatgcacattatagaTGGGTTGTACTaaatctgtatctatataaatgtttttttattttatttatgcttatgttttaaaaatgtaactctagaaagcaataatgatatccatgttcaaaaataagtgctaaaatttctttataatacaaaaacaagttatctaaatagaaataaataacaaattaaaaaaattaaaacaaaagattgttttcctgaaagtttgggctaaaaacatgggtgcacattatgcatggcaaaatagaggaaagattCATTTCTGTTCACTGCATGATGCTTGTTAAGACAGCTAGCAGACTTTGTTTGTGAAGACTTTCAACGGGAGCTGAAACTAAGAAAAGCCTGTAGGTAATCAGAAAACAAATCCTCACACTATTCATACTGTGGAGTTAACTGCATTTTAGGTTACTGATATGTATCAGCCTTACTTTTTCATCATTAGATGTGGGAATTTTCAATGCAAAAAAAGCAAAAGGTTGACAAAAGCATCTGTGGTCTGAGAGCTCTTCAATCCACCTGAGACATTGTTAACAGCAAAATAACAGAGGGAAAATCATGTATCTTTTGTGAAACTGCAAATCTTCACCCTGGTCTACATTTATTTAGGCTAGTTCACAAACACTGACTTcttttgaatttgaaaataatagaaGCTGTTTGTTCAACAATACACTTTCTTGTCCTTTGGGCCCTAGATTAAGAAGAAACAGCAAGATGTGCTTGGTTTTTTAGAAGCTAACAAAATAGGATTTGAAGAAAAAGATATTGCTGCCAATGAAGAAAATCGGAAGTGGATGAGAGAAAATGTACCTGAGAACAGTCGACCAGCCACAGGATACCCCCTGCCACCTCAGATTTTCAATGAAAGCCAGTACCGTGGGGTAAGGAATCCGCTTAAATtcttgggatttttttgtttggttggttttgaAAGCGATTGCCTGAAATCCATCCTATCCATGTCAGCCCCTTGCCCAGACCTGCACACAGTCATTTCTCCTGTTCATTCTCTTCATCTGTACTAGACAGCTGAGATATTTTCCCTGGATGGGAAGGCAAACGAATGAGTCATCCACCAAAAATTATCTGCAAATGCATAAATACAGACCTTGGGcatatagttttaaatttcttcatctgAATTCCAACTACAACAATTATATGATTGTTTCTTGTATGTCTATGAAGGAGTCTCTGAAAAGAGGTCAGCCATTTGACTTATTTAGATTCACATTAGTTACCAAAAAAGAGGAATGTCTAATTTTCTGCTTGAAGCTAGTAATACTTTTATTCTGCTATCATTAATGAatgttgttaaaattttaatttagctcACTGGACTTATGTAAGGCACGATGGGGGGGTTACTTTTGCCTTGTGACTGGTGCTTTCAGGTATTCCATCTCATGTAGTCTTCATTTAAACCATTGggtattttccttcattctttcttcacTGTATATTTAAGTACCATTTGTAGTTTATGGCCATTCTATGCACAGTGGCaagtacaaatataaataaaacacagctGCCTCTCTTAAGGAGATGGttaggagtggggtgggggaagagtcaTACATATCTGAAACAATCAGAGAGTGGTTATATAGTCATCATACAGAAAGCATAGGTAAGAGCCATCAGAATGTCCAGTAAAGAATTGTTTGCATTGCTCTATTCTCAGAATTAGCATGACCGAGGAACAAATGTTTTCAGAGCCAGCCATCCAAATCTTCCAGCTCATAGGTTTAtatgggagtgagacagacactTTTTGGTGGGGATCTTTTCACATACCAATCCAAAGCATCTAAGAGACAGGTATAGCAAATTTTAGAAGTTCATAGgcacaaaagtgtgtgtgtgaattgAATTTGTCAGTTCTGAAGAGGGGAGCCtgaaaatttcatgtttttacaGACACACCAACGTGTAAAGATGTTCTCTGTAGATAAGGAAAAGGCAATTACACTGTCCATTTAGATAGCGAAACTTCCTTTCCTCTATACATGAAATTTCTGAAAATTGGTGAATCGGAGGGGTTGGAAGAGGCCTCAGAGTTCATACAGTCCAACCTAAACCAGCATATATTGTCTTAACCTCTCTCTCTTGTAAAGAAGACATTTGAATTTGTTTGactttagaaaacaaacacattttggaTTATAAGGGTAACTTTGAGAAAGTGTatttatttggtttgtttctcCTTTGGAAACCACACTGCAAGGGAATGGAGTATGGAAATAAAGCAAGTAGCACTAAGAAgtgggaaaatggaaaggaaggggtAGGAGGTCAGGCTCAACCACACAAATAAACATTGTGTGTTTGCTGTAGCAGGCACTGAGTTAGGAGTTCAATAGCAATAAGAATGAAGATTTGTCCCTATACAGGAACTTAGAAGAATATATAGCAACCATTCATACAGGACATATTACATGTCAGCTATTGTGCTACATGTTTTATGTGCATTATGTCAGTCAGTTCTCATGCTAATCTCATGAGGTAGGTATAGTTATTCTTACTttaaatagatgaagaaattgaggcctAGAAGAGTTTAACTGACTTCCTAATCACACAATTAATAAGTGATGCACCTAGAATTTAAACCTAGATTTCTCTTACTCTGAAGCTATTACTCTTTCTATTAAATCACTGCATTATTCATTTCCCCGCTTACTCAAAGTtcccattttcattcttttctggctccATGATgtattgtgggggaggggggtgtctgACTTCAGCAAATGACTTTTCCTAATCTCCATTGCCTGGTGGCTACCTATTAGGTTTGGCTGATAATAGGGCATACTGGTTGGAAGAGTAGAGGACAGCAGGAGAGGAAAGGCAAAGAACGCCCCTCCTTTCTATCTGGAGGGTCCACGACAGTGGTCGAATCTCCTTTATGGTAGTGGTTCTACCAGGTACCTCAGTTCCTGGGTCCTGTAATACCATCTTCTCCACCTTTTCCTTCTGCCCTAGATCTGGCAGCAGCTTCCTGCCATTACTAATCTCTGGGTTGCCTCACCATCACTTGTCTGACTTTCAGTTTTTCAGTCTTCTGTAAGTAGCTCTTAATATGAAATTCCCCATTTAAACTCTCTCAAGGCTCCTCCATCTTGGCACTACTGACATCTTCAGTTGgacaattctttgttgtgggcAGCTGCCCTGTACGTgataggatgtttagcagcacccctggatTCTATCTTGGAATATCAGTAGGACTCTCACAGTTGTGAAGAACCAAACATATCTCCAGACTTTGCCAGATGTCCCCGTGGGAAAAATTACCTCCCGTTGAGAAACACTCAACTATGGTGGCTGAGGTTCTTATTTCCAGACTGAAATGTGACAGAAACAACTACCCTCCTTACACATGTGAGGCTCTGATATAGATGACGCAAAATTTATAATGTAATGTTTGTTCCAAAAGACCTTATGCTAGGTATATGAAGAAGTAAAAACACATTTCCATGAAATGACAAATAATATGATACCACTGTATAGTAGAATACATTGTGGATTAATGTTATTGGAATCCCAGAGGCATAactaaattatctttatttttttcccaagagaATTCCTATTTCAGAAGCAGACTATGTCAcagtctgttttgtttactcTTGTATTCTTATCACCAAGAACAATGACTGGAATGTAGTAGttgctcaatacatatttgtggaTTTAACTATTTAATCTGGCTTAATTGAGAAACTAATCTTTTCTCTCAGAATCACAAACCTGATTGTGTTTACTGAGTCCAAGGCCAATAAAAGATCATGTATTTTGATTCTAAAACACTTGAAAGAAAGACAAGAGTCCCTTGCCTAgtactgtccccaccccctcccacatttggttgttttttattcatcAGGGTATGCaagaaatttttctattttttaattgttcacattttttaagccttttttttaaagattttatttatttttagagagggaagggagggaggggggagggagagagaaagagagagagagagagagagagagagagagggagggagagagagagaaacatcaatgtgcagttgctgggggttatggcctgcaacccaggaatgtaccctggctgggaatcgaacctgggacactttggttcccagcccgcgctcaatattgttcacatttttaaaatcagatttcaaTAAAGCAGAGggcattttttctttcacatggATTTAAAGGCTGACatgtattgtttttgttgttttactattAGTAAGAAATGTCTCTTCTATGACTGTTGGATTT belongs to Phyllostomus discolor isolate MPI-MPIP mPhyDis1 chromosome X, mPhyDis1.pri.v3, whole genome shotgun sequence and includes:
- the SH3BGRL gene encoding SH3 domain-binding glutamic acid-rich-like protein isoform X1; translated protein: MVIRVYIASSSGSTAIKKKQQDVLGFLEANKIGFEEKDIAANEENRKWMRENVPENSRPATGYPLPPQIFNESQYRGDYDAFFEARENNAVYAFLGLTAPPGSKEAEAQAKQQA